A genomic segment from Bradyrhizobium sp. ISRA430 encodes:
- a CDS encoding ABC transporter substrate binding protein, whose product MSGKWLELLKEIAPYVTRAAVLRDPNTTAGAGQYAFIQSAAPAIGMQVSAVNLDEATAIERAIEAFARSPDGGLIVTGTPLAVVHRDLIIRWLPDAICLAVYFESHFFVPYSGLISYGPNFVDQFRRAATYVDRILRGEKPSELPVQISPATSRL is encoded by the coding sequence TTGTCCGGTAAATGGTTGGAATTGCTCAAGGAGATCGCGCCATACGTGACGCGAGCTGCGGTCCTTCGGGATCCCAACACAACCGCCGGGGCCGGTCAGTACGCTTTTATCCAATCCGCGGCGCCAGCCATCGGCATGCAGGTAAGTGCCGTCAACTTAGACGAGGCAACCGCGATTGAACGCGCTATTGAAGCCTTCGCCCGTTCCCCGGATGGCGGTTTGATCGTGACTGGGACGCCACTCGCAGTAGTGCATCGCGATCTGATTATACGATGGCTGCCCGATGCAATCTGCCTTGCGGTCTATTTCGAAAGCCACTTCTTCGTACCCTATAGCGGACTCATCTCCTATGGACCCAACTTTGTCGATCAGTTTCGGCGTGCCGCCACCTACGTGGATCGCATTTTAAGAGGCGAGAAGCCGTCCGAGCTTCCGGTACAGATATCACCGGCTACGAGCCGGTTATAA